One window from the genome of Pieris napi chromosome 12, ilPieNapi1.2, whole genome shotgun sequence encodes:
- the LOC125054632 gene encoding uncharacterized protein LOC125054632 produces MLYKCINFIIFCQFLCGFYVKLSKFYMTFLSTLYIILFSIFVVYGIYIKPFSSFFFFWSNIYSMIDYIICFSVTFINRTVFVSKFLKMMSELDGKLERVPSTFSIKIILFFFAVFMEKIYYAWQYQETNDKSTFMYKLSIIAWIMYKYGSCFNINLRNILFELTRQRIIALRESFERNMKNDVVDKVEEINKTLAIYKMILNMINSYGLIVKYYVIRDFCTTFFYLIILAIGASFNIHKNFRWYRTVNGVTNILMACLPCIIFQGAINEVENIKTILTTELLKCSPQADERHTRQKIKDAVKYLEINPLRFTIFRLFNLNMTLPFLFISLCSTYVIVSLQFY; encoded by the exons atgcTTTATAAGTGTATCAATTTCATAATCTTCTGTCAATTTCTATGTGGCTTCTATGTCAAGCTTTCAAAATTTTACATGACATTTCTCTCGACGctctatataattttattttcaatttttgttGTCTATggcatttatataaaacctttttcaagtttttttttcttttggtCCAACATTTACAGTATGATTGACTATATAATTTGCTTTTCCGTTACGTTTATCAACAGAACGGTATTCGTAtctaaatttcttaaaatgaTGTCTGAACTTGATGGAAAACTAGAGAGAGTCCCTTCaacattttctataaaaataatcttattcttttttgctgtttttatggaaaaaatttattacgCTTGGCAATATCAAGAAACCAACGACAAAAGCACATTTATGTATAAACTTTCTATAATTGCTTGGATTATGTACAAATACGGTAGCTGCTTCAATATAAACTTGAGAAACATATTGTTTGAATTAACAAGACAGCGGATAATAGCTCTACGAGAATCATTCGAGAGGAACATGAAGAATGATGTGGTTGATAAAGTTGAAGAAATAAACAAGACATTAGCTATTTACAAAATGATTCTAAATATGATTAATTCCTATGGACTTATTGTTAAGTactat gTCATTCGCGACTTTTGTAcgacatttttttatcttataataCTGGCTATTGGTGCTTCATTCAACATCCATAAAAAc TTTAGATGGTATAGGACTGTCAATGGGGTGACAAATATTCTAATGGCTTGTTTGCCCTGTATAATCTTCCAAGGAGCGATAAATGAAGTTGAAAATATAAAGACGATCCTTACCACAGAACTTTTGAAATGTTCACCACAAGCGG ATGAACGCCACACTCGGCAAAAAATCAAAGATGCCGTGAAATATTTGGAGATAAATCCTCTTAGGTTTACGATATtccgtttatttaatttaaacatgacCCTTCCTTTTCTCTTCATCAGTCTTTGCTCTACGTATGTGATAGTATCTCTTCAGTttt ATtga